The window CCAGGCGAACATCGGGATCGTTCCCGCGCTGTTCGGGCGCCGGGACGCCGTCTTCGCCGACCAGCTTTGCCACGCGAGCCAACTGGACGGCGCGATCCTGTCGCGCGCCAAGCTCCTGCGCTTCCGGCACAACGACCCGGTACACCTCGACCGGATGCTCACGAAGCACCGCGGAGCGTTCGAACGGGCGCTGGTGATGACGGAAAGCGTCTTCAGCATGGACGGGGACCTTGCCCCCCTCGCCGCCCTCCTGGCCGTCTGCCGCCGGCACGATTGCCGATTCATGGTGGACGAGGCGCATGCCACCGGGGTGTTCGGGCCGCAAGGACGAGGGTGCGTCGAGGCGGAGGGGCTCGCCGGGCAGGTCGACCTCGTGATGGGGACGTTCAGCAAGGCGCTGGGCGGGTTCGGTGCGTACCTCGCGGCGTCGCGGACGGTGATCGACTACCTGGTCAACACGGCGCGCAGCTTCATCTATTCCACCGCGCTTCCGCCCCCGGTGATCGCCGCCGACCTCGCCGCCCTCCGGCTCTGCCTGTCCGGGGAGACCCGCGGGGAGGAGCTTCTGCGCCGGGCCGATGCATTCCGGGGCGCGCTTCGGGAGAAAGGGTGGACCGTCGGCGGGGAGAGCCAGATCGTCCCCGTGGTGGTGGGGGAGAGCGCCCTCGCCGTCTCCTTGTCGAAATCGCTCGGGGGCCGGGGATTCCTCGCGCTGCCGGTGCGCCCGCCCACGGTCCCGGAAGGATCGGCCCGCCTGCGCTTCTCCCTGACCGCCGCGCACACCGACCGCCAGGTCGCCGACGCCGTGGAGGCCCTCGGTGCGGCGTAATACACCCCCGCTACGCCATTGGCGCCGACCCAAGCCATGATTCCGAACACGAAAGAATTCTTTGTTATCGGCGGGGCGGGGGATCCGTCGTTGGTCCTGCTGCCGGGGTGGGCGACGGACGGGCGGATCTTCGACGGGGTGTTCCCCGGCGTGACCGCCGTGACGACGGGGCCGATCCGGCCGGATCGGTTCACCGCGCGCCTCGCGGCGTTCCTCGACCGGAAGGCGCACGGTCCGGTGACGGTCGTCGGGTGGTCCCTCGGCGGGTTCCTCGCGGCGGAGTTCGCGCGGGAATACCCGGGCCGGGTGCGGCGCATCGTCCTCGTCGGCATTCGCCGCGCGTACCCGGAAGAAGACATCGGAGCCGTCCGGCATTCCCTTTCGGCCGACCCGGGCGGCTGTCTTTCCGGATTCTACGCGCAATGTTTCTATCCCTCCCATCTTCCCGCGTACCGCCGGTTCCGCGCAGGGCTCCAGGCGGCGTACCTGCGGGAGATGGACGGCGGCGTGCTCCGGGACGGGCTTTCCTACCTTGCGGGCGCGAAGCTCTCCGGCGAGACTCTTCCGGCATGTCCCGTCGCGATCGTCCATGGAGAGAAGGACGTGGTGGCGCCGCTCGCGGAGGCGGAAGGGATCGCCGGGGAGGGCGGGAATGCGTCGTTTCACCCCCTGCCGGGGGCGGCGCATGCCGCCTTCCTCGCCGACGGTTTCCGCGCGCTAATCGACGACGGCCAGGGACGGCCAAGTGTCGGGGCAGGCAAGGATGCCCCGGATTCCGTTGCCGCGGCCGACGGCCAGGGACGGCCAAGTGTCGGGGCAGGCAAGGATGCCTCCGATTTCAAAGCCCCGACCGGCCGGGGATGGCCTGGTGCGGCCGGTGGTTGACCCCGTCGTCCTGCGGCGCTTCTCGGCCGGCGCGGCCCGCTACGAGGCGCATGCGTACGCGCAGCGGCTCTCCGCCGCCGACCTGCTGGCGTACACGAAGGAGTGGCTTCCGGCCTCTTGGGGTCGCGACGGCCAGGGACGGCCTGGTGCCGCGGCAGGCAGGGATGCCCCGGGTTTGGTCGCCGCGGCCGGCCATCGTTTCACCATCCTCGAGCCGGGCTGCGGGACAGGGCTCTACACGCGGATGCTCCTCGACGCCTTCCGCGGTGCGTCCGTGTTCGGGGTGGACATCTCGGAGGCGATGGTGCGCGTCGCGAAGCGGGGGATAGACGATCCGCGGGCCCGCTTCGCCGTGGCCGACGCGGAGGAGATCGCCGCGGGGAGCTACGACCTGGTCACCTCCAACGCCGCCTTCCAATGGTTTCTCTCCCTTCCCCGCACGCTGGAGCGGATGGCGTCCCTCCTTTCGGGCGGGGGGCTGCTCACCTTCACCTTCTTCGGTCCGGAGACGTACGCGGAGCTGGACGCCGCCCTCCGGACCGCGGCCGGGGCGACGGCCGGGGCGGCGCAGGTCGCCGCCGCGGCGTTCCATTCCCGGGAAGAGATCTCCGACGCCCTGTCGGCCGCGTTCCCGCGGTGGGACCTCGTCGAGCGGCGCTACTACCAGGAATTCCCGACCCTGGCGGACCTGTTGCGCAGTATCCGATACACGGGGACGGGCGGAGGCGGGTCGAGGGAGTCGTGGAGCCCGGGGAAGCTCGCCCGGGTCGAGAAGGCGTATCGGGATCGGTCCGGCGGGATCAAGGCGACGTACCAGGTCTTCCTTTGCCGGGGCATCATCGGCAATGGCCATGGAAGGCCAAGTGCCGCGGCAGGCAGGGAGCCCGGGATCTCGTCGCCGCGGCAGGGAGAAGCCGGGTGAAGGGGGTCTTCGTCACCGGCACCGGCACCGGCGTCGGGAAGACGACGGTGTGCGGCCTGCTGGCCGGCTTTCTCCGGGCGCAGGGGATGCGCGTGACGACGCAGAAGTGGGTCGAGACGGGAGCGACGGGCGGTCCGTCGGACATCGATGAACACCGCCGCCTGATGGGAGACTCCGGGACCGCGCCGGAACCGCCGCTCGCGGACCGGTGCCCGTACCGGTTCACCCTCCCCGCCTCGCCGCACCTGGCGGCGGCGTATGAGGGGCGGCGGGTGGACCCGGGCGTGATCGAGGCGGCGTACCGACGCCTCGCGGAGACCCATGATGCCGTGGTGGTCGAAGGGGCGGGCGGATTCCTCGTCCCGCTCTCCGCGGAGATGTCGACCGGCGACCTCGTCGCGCGGATCGGGCTTCCCGTCCTCGTGGTGGCGGCGAACCGTCTCGGCTGCGTGAACGATGCGTTGCTCACCGCGGAAGCGGTGCGCCGGCGCGGAATTCTTCTGGCGGGGTTCGTCTTCAACCGCCTCCCCGCCGATGGCCAGGGAAGGCCAAGTGCCGCGACAGGCAGGGATGCCCCGGAATCTATCGTCGCGGCCGACAATCCGCGGATCGTGGCGGAGATCACGGGGGCGCCCGTCCTGGGCGAGGTTCCCCCGCTGTCCGACCCGGACCGCGGCGCGGAGGCGTTCGCCCCCGTGGGGCGGGCGTTTCTCGAACGGTGGAGGTCGACCTGATGGACCCGAAAGGCTGGCTCCTGAAGGACTTGCGGCACAACTGGCATCCGTACACCCAGATGAGCACCCTCGCGACGGAACCGCCGATGCTGATCGACCGCGCGGAAGGGCTCTTCCTCTTCGACGTGGAGGGGAACCGGTACTACGACGCGATCTCCAGCTGGTGGTGCGTCGTACACGGGCACGGGCACCCCCGGATCCGGGAGGCGGTGACGCGGCAGATGGAGCGGCTGGACCACGTCCTGTTCGCCGGCGTCACCCACGAGCCCGCGGTGCGCCTGGCCTCGCGGCTCGCCGCGATCGCCCCGGAAGGGCTCTCGCGCGTCTTCTTCTCGGACAACGGCTCCACGGCGGTGGAGGTGGCGCTCAAGATGTCGCTGCAGTGCTGGCGCAACCTCGGCCGGGAGGAGCGGACCGGGTTCGTCTGCCTCGATCACGGGTACCACGGGGACACCACCGGGTGCATGAGCGTCAGCGGCGTCGAGGCGTTCCTGCGCGCGTTCCGGCCGATCCTCTTCCCCGCCCGCCGGGTTCCCGCGCCGTACTGCTACCGGTGCCCCTTGGGGAAAGCGTACCCGGAGTGCGGGGTCTCGTGCGTCGACGCCCTGGGCGACGCGTTGCGGGAGGGTGGTGAAACAATCGCCGCGGTGATCCTCGAGCCGCTCCTGCTGGGCGCGGGCGGGATGATCGTCTACCCGCCGGAATACCTTTCCCGCGCGGTGTCCCTCGCACGCGAGCACGGCGTCCATCTCATCCTCGACGAGGTTGCGACGGGGTTCGGGCGGACGGGGACGATGTTCGCCTGCGAGCAGGCCGGCGTCTCGCCGGATTTCCTCTGCCTTTCGAAGGGGTTGACGGGCGGCACGATGCCGCTGGCCGCGACGTTGACCACAGCGGAGGTGTACAACTCCTTTCTCGGCGGCCCGGACAGCGGGAAGACGTTCTACCACGGCCACACGTACACGGCGAACCCGGTCGGCTGCGCGGCGGCGCTCGCCTCCCTCGACCTGTTCGAGGAGGAGGAACTCGTCGACCGCGTTGCGCATCTCGCTCCCCGCCTTGCGGAAGGGGTGAGGGATCTCGCCGGGCTGCCGATGGTGGGGGACGTGCGCGGGATCGGGATGGTGGCAGCGCTCGAGCTGGTTTCGGACAAGGAAACGAGGGAACCGCTGCCGGGGACGGCGCCGGTGTTCCGCGACATCCGCCGCGAGGGGCTGCGCCGGGGGCTCTTCCTGCGCCCGATGGGGAACGTCGTCTACCTCTTCCTGCCCCAGGCGGTCACCCGCGAGGCGCTCGACGACATCCTCGACCGCTTCGGGGCGACGCTTCGGATGGTCCTGCGATGAACGGGGCGATGGGCGAGTCCGGGAAGTGGGTGCGGGAGTGCCGCTCCCTGTGCGTCCTCACCGGCGCGGGCGTCTCGTCGGAGAGCGGCGTTCCCACGTTCCGCGGGCCGGAAGGGTTATGGAAGCGGCGGGACCCGATGTCGCTGGCCACCCCCGAGGCGTTCGCGGAGGACCCGAAGGAGGTCTGGGAGTGGTACCAGTGGCGGCGCCGGAAGATCCGCGGGTGCGTCCCCAACGCGGGGCACACGGCCCTCGCCGCCGTGGAAGCGGAGAAGCCGGACTTCCTCCTCGTGACGCAGAACGTGGACGGCCTGCACCGGGCCGCGGGGTCGCGAAGGATTGCGGAGATCCACGGGAACATCTGGGTGGTCCGTTGCGTGGGGTGCGGGGCGGAGCGGTACGAGCAAGGGGATTTCACGGATCTTCCGCCCCGCTGCGGCGCCTGCGGCGGCCTGCTGCGCCCCGGCGTGGTGTGGTTCGGCGAGATGCTTCCCCGCGAGGCGTCCGATGCCGCGATGGAGATGCTCTCCCGGTGCGAGGTGCTGATCGTAGCAGGCACCTCCGCGGTCGTCGCCCCCGCGTCCGGCTACGCCGCCGTGGCGAAGGATCACGGAGCGCGGGTGATCGAGGTGAACCCCGACGAGACGCCGGTCAGCGGCATCTGCGACGCGACGTTCCGGGGGAAATCGGGCGAGGTGCTCCCGGTGCTCCTCGGCGGATCCCCGGAGAGCAACGCCGGTACCCCTCGACCAAGTTAAGGTGATATATCCATAATTTTGTATATAATAAAGTCAAGTCATCACGGTTCGAGGAAGGAGACGGATTTGGCCATCCAGAAAACGATCCGGAAGGAAATCGGGAACATCGAGGGACAACTCGGCAAGCGCTTCCGTTCGCTCGAGAAGGATGTAGCGCGGTTGGTGAAGAAGCTCGAGAAAAAGGAAAGCGAGGTGAAGAAGCTCAAGGACAAATTGGCGTCCGGCTTCATGAAGGACGTCAGGAAAAAGGTGAAAAAGGCGAAAAAGGCGGTCCGGAAGGCGCTGCCCAAGATCGGGTGACGGGAAAAGCCCCCCGGTGCAGGGCATCGGGAGGGGGAGGGGAACCCGTCACCCCAGGTCGTCGTAAGGACGCAGGCGGAAGGAGACGCCGGGGATCGACTCGGCGAGCCGGCGGACCGCCTCGGAATCGAGGCCGGGCAGGGCGACGGCGGTAGCGGTCACCGAGGGGACGTGCTTTGGGGCCTCCCGGAGGAAATCGAGCAGGGCGGCGAACGATGCCGCCCCGTACCGGTTCGGACAGATCCGGGCGTACGTCCGCGCGTCCGGCGCGTTCAGGGAAACGGAAAGGGCGTCCACCCGCCCGGCGAGCTCCGGCAGGATGTTCCGGCCGTGGACGAGATTTCCCAGCCCGTCCGTGTTGACCCGCACCCGCGCGCCGCGCGCTTTCAGCTCCGCCGCGATCTCCTTCACCTCGTCCAGGCGCAGCAGCGGCTCCCCGAAGCCGCAGAAGACGACCTCGTCGAACCGGGTCGGGTCCCCGACCTCGGCGAGCACCTCCGCGGCGGCCGGCTCCCCGGGCAATTTCAGCAGGTGTCCCTTCACGTGGTAGTCGCCGCGCTTCGGACAGAACGTGCAGGCGTTCGTGCAACGGTTCGTGATGTTCAGGTAGAGGGAATCGCGGATCCGGTAGGTGACCCGGATCTCCTCCTCGACGGGGATGCGGAAGAGGCGCAGGGCGTTGATCGTGGTCGTACGGGCCACGTCCTCGACGGTGACCCCCTTGATCGCCGCGACCTTCGCCGCCACGAGCGGAACGAACGACGGCTCGTTCGTCTTCCCGCGGTGCGGGACCGGCGCCAGGAAGGGGCAGTCCGTCTCGATCAGCAGGCGGTCCAGCGGCAGCTCCCGCACCGCCTCCACCTGCTTCTCCGATCCCTTGTAGGTGATCGCGCCGGGGATGGAAACCAGGAAGTTCATCGCGATCGCCCTGCGCGCCATCGCGAGGTCCCCGGAGAAGCAGTGGATGATGCCGCCCACCTCCGCGGCGTTCTCCTCCGCGAGGATCGACAGCACCTCGTCGTGCGCGTCCCGGTCGTGGATGACGACGGGGAGGCCTTGCCTTCGGGCCAGGCGGATCTGTTCGCGGAAGGCGGCGCGCTGGAGGTCCCGGGGGGCGCGGTCGCGGAAGAAGTCCAGCCCCGTTTCCCCGATCGCCACCACCTTGTCGCACCCGGTGAGCGCCTCGAGGCGCGCGAGGAGCGCGTCGTTGAGCCGCGTCGCGTCGTGCGGGTGCAGGCCGACGATCGCGTAGATCCCCGTGTGCCGGTGGGCGATCGATACCGCCTTTTCGCCGCTCTCGGGGTCGATGCCGACCGTGGCGATCCGCGTTACGCCCGCGTCGCGCGCCCGGCGCACGACCTCCTCCTCCGCCTCGCACAGCGGCGAAAGGTCCAGGTGCGCGTGGGTGTCGAAGAACATCCGGAGGGATCGGGAGCCTGAAGACGGATCAAACTTCGATCTTGGGGAAAACGATGGCCGCCGCCGGAAGGGTGGCGCCCGCCGCGAGCCCTCCCCACGCGCCGTCCCGGTCGATCCGCGCGTTTTCCAGGGGGGCTCCCCCGGGAACGAGGGCTTCCCACAGCTTCTGCGCCGCGGTCGGGGTGAACGGGGCCATCAGCAGCGCGGCGACCCGGGACGCCTCGAGGGCGTTGTAGAGGACCGTCCCCAGCCGGGTGCGCATTCCCGGGTCCTTCGCCAGCACCCACGGCTGCATCGCCTGCACGTATTCGTTCCCCTTCGTCACGAGATCGATGATCGCCGCGAGCGCCTTGTGGAACGCCACCTCCTTCATCGCAACCAGAACGGACACCCTGGTCTCGTGAGCGCATGCCGACAGGACCGCGTCCGCGGGTTCGGAAGGTCCCGGGGCGGGGACGACGCTGCCGAAATATTTCCCGAGCATCCCGAGCGCCCGGTTCAGCAGGTTGCCCAGTTTGTCCGCGAGTTCCGAGTTGGCCCGCTTGATCAGCTCCTTTTCCGAGAAGTCGCCGTCAAGCCCGAAGGAGACCTCGCGCAGCAGGAAGTACCGGAACGCGTCCGCCCCGTATTTCCGGACCATCTCGTACGGGTCGACGACGTTCCCCAGCGACTTGCTCATCTTCTTCCCCTCGACGGTCCACCAGCCGTGGGCGAACACCCCGAGCGGCGGCGCGATCCCGGCGGACATCAGGAACGCCGGCCAGTAGACGGCGTGGAACCGGAGGATGTCCTTCCCCACCATGTGGATGTCGGCGGGCCAGAATGTCCCGAACTCCGCCGTGGGCGACGGGTACCCCAGCCCGGTGATGTAGTTGGTGAGGGCGTCGTACCAGACGTAGATCACGTGTCCCGGCGCCTCGGGCACGGGGATCCCCCAGGAGAGCGAGGTGCGGGAGACGGACAGGTCGTTCAGGCCCCCCTCGACGAAGGCGACCACCTCGTTGCGGCGGCTCTCCGGCCGGATGAAGCCGGGGTGTTTCCGGTAGTAGTCGAGGAGCGGCTGCTGGTACTTCGAGAGGCGGAAAAAGTAGGAAGGCTCCTTCCGCTTCTCCACCGGGCGGCCGCACGTCGGGCAATTCCCGTCCGCGAGCTGCAGCTCGGTCCAGTACGCCTCGTCGGGGACGCAGTACCAACCCTCGTAATCGCCCAGGTAGATGTCGCCGTTGGCGAGCGACTTGCGGAAGAGATCCTGCACGGAGGCGTAGTGCCGCGGCTCCGTGGTGCGGATGAAGTCCGTGTTGCTGAGCGACAGGGCCGCCGAGAGCCCCTGGAAGTTGGTCACGACCTGGTCGGCGAGCTCGCGCGGGGCGAGGCCTTTCCCCGCCGCCGTCTTCTGCACCTTCTCCCCGTGCTCGTCCGTCCCCGTGAGGAAAAAGACATTCTCGCCCAGCATGCGGTGCCAGCGGGCGAGGGCGTCGCAGGCGATCGATGTGTAGGCATGCCCGATGTGGGGGACGTCGTTGACGTAGTAGATCGGGGTCGTGATGTAGAACGTCTCCTTCACGGCGTGCCCTCCTCGTCGTCGGTCAGCCGGGCGGTCATCTCCTCGGCGTCGTCGGGCTCCTGCGCGGCGGCGGTCGGTGCGGGCGGAGGTGCCTTGGGGGAGGCGCAGGTCCCGCATCCCTTCTGGCGGGTGTACGAGTCGTGCTCGTAGATCAGGCAGCACATCAGCCGCCCGCAGACCCCGGAGAGCTTCGCCGGGTTGAGCGAGAGCTTCTGGTCCTTCGCCATCTTGACCGTGATCGGCTCGAAGTCGCGCAGGAAGGTCGCGCAGCAAAGCTCCTTGCCGCACGGGCCGACCCCGCCGACCGCGCGCGCCTCGTCGCGCACCCCGATCTGGCGCATCTCGATGCGCGTGCGAAGCTCGTGGGCCAGGTCCTTGACCAGTTCCCGGAAGTCGATCCGGCCGTCGGCCGTGAAGTAGAAGACCACCTTGCTGCGGTCGAGGAGGTACTCGGCCCGCACCAGCTTCATCGGGAGTCCCCGCTCCGAGATGCGGGCGGTGCAGAACGCTTCCGCCTCGGATTCCCTGCGGGCGTTCTCCTGGTGGGCGCGCATGTCCTCCGCGGAGGCGATCCGGAGGACCTTGCCGAAGGGGGGCTTGTCTCCCTTCGGCGCGTGGCCGTCGATCCGGCGGATCACCTCGCCGAGCGACGATCCCCGCTCCGTCTGCACGACGGCGTAGTCGCCCCGCTGCAGGGCCACCCCCGTGCAGTCGAAGTGAAAGGTCTTGCAGACGCCACGAAGGCGGATACCGGCGATGTCCATATCCTTGCGCTTCATCCCTTCCCGTGCAATCCGAAGAAAAACGCCTCCAGCATCAGCCGCTTCTGGGGCTGTGGAGGCATGCGGGAGATCGACAGGAGCTCCCGGAACGCCGCGTCCCACCCGTTTTCCGGCGGTTGGACGGCCGCGGACGCGAGGGGCTCCCGCAGATCCTCGTTCATTATATCCGCTCCGCCCCCGGAAGATAAGAGGGACAGATCCCGTACCAGCGAGAGCGGGGCGGCCAGGCGCCCCGGGGTGTCCCCCTCCCCCTTCCAGCTCTCGGCGAGTTTCACCGCCGCCGCCGGGGAAAGCTTCGTGAAGAGCGCGAGCCATGCCTCCCGCTCCCCCGCGAGTTCGGGCAGGAGCGAGAGGGCGCGCCCGGGGCTTCCCCCGGAGACCTTGGCGGCCAGCACGATCACGGGGCGGGGATGCTCCCCACCGACGTCGGGGTGGCGGGACAGGATCTCCGCGACCGTGCCGGCGGCGATCGGGAAGAAGGGGACTCTCTGGCACCGGGAGACGATCGTGGGCATCAGGACCGAGGTCCTGTGGGCGACCAGGATCAGGTGCGCTCCGGCCGGCGGCTCCTCGAGCGTTTTCAGCAGGGCGTTCGCGGCCTGCGGCGTCATCCGGTCGGCGGGACAAAGGATCGCGACGCGGGGGCGGTCGGAGAACGCCTTGAGCGAGAGCTCCTCCCGCAGCGCGCGGATTTCGTCGATCCGGAGGAACTGCGTTTCCGGCGCGATGAAAAGGAAGTTCGGATGGGCGCCGGACGCGAACAGCCGGCAGTCGTGACACGATCCGCACGCCCCGTCCGTCCCGGGCTTCCGGCAGATCAGGGCCGCGGCGAACGCCCGGGCGGCCTTCTCCTTCCCCACCCCCTCCTCGCCGGAGAAGAGAAGCCCCTGGGGGACCGCGCCCGCGCCGATGTATCGACGCAGGAGGGCGATTGCCCGTTCCTGGCCGATGACCGCGGAGAGGGGTTCTACCATCCGAACCGCTGCGCCACCGCCTGGAGGACGCTCCGGAACACCTCTTCTTCCGGGGCGGCGGCGTCGATCGGGTGGATCCGGCCCGGTTCCCGTTCGGCGAGGCGGAGGTATCCCGCGCGCACGGCACGGTGGAAGTCGAGGGATTCCCGCTCCAGGCGGTCCCTTGCCATCCCGCGCCCCTTGACGCGGGCGAACCCCTCCTCGGGCGGCAGGTCGAACAGGAGCGTCAGGCCGGGGACGAGCCCTGCCGCGGCGAACCGGTTCAGCCGCTCCACCAGCTCCGGGTCGAGCCCGCGCGCGTGCGCCTGGTACGCCGTCGTCGCGTCACAGAAGCGGTCGCACAGGACGGCCCGTCCGGACTGGAGGGCAGGAAGGATGAGCCCGCGGGCATGCTGGGCCCGCGCCGCCTCGTAGAGGAGAAGCTCGGCCTCGGGGAAGACGATTTCCTCGCGGGGGACGAGCACGAGACCGCGGATCTGGTCCGCAAGGGGAGTGCCGCCCGGCTCCCGGGTGACGGTGTGCGGGACGTTCTTCGCGGCGAGGTGCGCGGAGAGCCGCCGGAGCTGGGTCGTCTTGCCGGAGCCCTCGATGCCCTCAAATGTGACGAACGGCGCTTTCAGGTGTCAGCACTCGCTGAAGCCGCAGGAGCGGCACTTGAGGCACCCCTCCTGCCGCTCGACCTGGCTGCCGCAGTCGGGGCAGGCGCCGCGGGCGATCTCCTCCTCCCCGGGGGGAAGGGACTGCTTCTTCGCCGCGGGCTGCGCGGCCTCGGAGACGGGCTTCGGGAAGCCGGGGAACATCGCATCGAAGTTCTCGAGGTACCACTCGATCGCCTTCGACACGGCGTCGGCGCAGGAGAGGATCTTCCCTCCGTTGCCGCCCCAGGAGGGGAGGTGGCAGGAGATCCCCTTCAACTGCTTGACGATCATCCCGGGCTGCACGCCGGATCGCAGCGCGAGGGAGGCGAGGCGCCCGATCGCCTCCGACTGCGACGCGGCGCAGCCGCCGGCCTTCCCCATCTGGTTGAAGACCTCGAAGATCCCCTTCTCGTCCCGGTTGATCGTGACGTAGAGCTTTCCGCAGCTGGTCTTGATCTCCTTCGTGACGCCGATCAGGGTGTCGGGCCGCGGCCGGGGAGTGACGAACGGCTCGGCCGCCGGGGCCGCCGCCTGCTCAAGCTTCTGCGCTCCCTCTTTCGCGTTCACCCCGCCGATGTTCAGGACCTGCTCGTCCCGGCTCTTGTCCCGGTATACGGTGACGCCCTTGCAGCCGAGGCGGTAGGCGAGCACGAACACCTTCCGGATGTCGTCGCGCGTGGCGTCGGCGGGGAAGTTCACCGTCTTGGACACCGCGTTTTCGGTGTACTTCTGGAAGGCCGCCTGCATCCGCAGGTGGGCCTCCGGGGAGATGTCGTGCGCCGTTACGTAGGCCCGGGCGACGTCCTCGGGGACCCACTCCAGGTGCCGGAGCGACCCCACCTTCGAGAGCTCGGTCATCCGCTCGACGGAGTAGAGCCCCCGGCGCCGCATCTCGGCGTCGAAGAGGGGGTGGACCTCCACGAGATGGTCGTTGTCCATGACGTTGCGGATATAGGAGAGGGCGAAGATCGGCTCGATCCCGCTGGAGACGCCCGCGATGATGCTGATCGTCCCCGTGGGGGCGATCGTCGTCGTGGTGGCGTTTCGCCGCGGCGCTCCGCCCCGCTCCGGGAAGACGCTGACGTCGTAGTTCGGAAAGGGTCCGCGCTCGCGGGCCAGGTTGCAGGAGGCGGTCCCCGACTCCTCCTGGATGAAGCTCATCAGCTCCTGGGCCACCGCCAGCGCCTCGTCGGAGTCGTACGGGATCCCCAGCGAGATCAGCATGTCGGCGAACCCCATCACGCCCAGGCCGATCTTCCGGTTCCCGACCGTCATGTGCCGGATCTCGGGGAGGGGGTAGTTGTTCATGTCGATCACATCGTCGAGGAACCGGACCGCCGTGCCGACCGTGGTTTTCAGCTTGTCGTAGTCGATCCGGGGGTGCCCGTCCCGCGTCGAGACCATGTTTGCCAGGTTGATGGAACCCAGGTTGCACGATTCGTACGGCAGCAGGGGCTGCTCTCCGCAGGGATTCGTGCTCTCGATGGCGCCGAGCCGCGGCGTGGGGTTGTCCCGGTTGATCCGGTCGATGAAGATCATCCCCGGCTCGCCGTTCTTCCAGGAGGAGTCGACGATCCGCTCGAAGACTTCGCGGGCCGGGAGGCGCCCGGTGACCTCCCGGGAGTGGGGGTTGACCAGGCTGTACTCCTCGCCGTTCTCGACCGCCTTCATGAACTCCTCGGTGAGCGCGACGGAGATGTTGAAGTTGTTGAGCCGGTTCGTCTGGCTCTTGCAGGTGATGAAGTCGAGGATGTCCGGGTGGTCGACCCGCAGGATCCCCATGTTGGCGCCGCGCCGCGTCCCGCCCTGCTTGATCGTCTCGGTGGCCGCGTCGAACACGGTCATGAAGGAGATCGGGCCCGAGGAGACTCCCTTCGTCGAGCGGACGACGTCTGCGTGCGGGCGCAGGCGGGAGAAGGAGAAGCCGGTCCCCCCCCCGCTCTTGTGGATCAGGGCGGTGTTCTTTACCGCCTCGAAGATCGACTCCATGGAGTCCTCCACCGGGAGCACGAAGCACGCCGACAGCTGCTGGAGCTCGCGGCCCGCGTTCATCAGCGTGGGGGAGTTGGGGAGGAAGTCCAGCCTGAGCATCATCGCGTAGAACGCCTCCGCCCACCGGAGCACCACCTCGGGGAGGGCCCCGTAGTAGAGGCCTTCCGCCAGCGCGATGTTGTACGCCACGCGGCACGCCATCTCCTCGGGTGTTTCGAGCGGGTCCCCCTTCATCCCCTTCTTGAGGTAGCGGCGCTCCAGCACCGTCCGGGCGTTCTCCGAGACCTGCATGGGGCCGTATTTCCGCAGGAGGGCTTCGGCCCACGCCTGCGGCGGATGGCCGTGAAGGGTCTTGCCGGCGGCGCGCGCGGGGGCGTCGCCGGGGCCGGTCGACGCGGGTGACGTCAGGGTTGCGGGGACGTTCAGGTCCATCGATTCGCTCCGTTTCGTGG of the bacterium genome contains:
- a CDS encoding TatD family hydrolase; protein product: MFFDTHAHLDLSPLCEAEEEVVRRARDAGVTRIATVGIDPESGEKAVSIAHRHTGIYAIVGLHPHDATRLNDALLARLEALTGCDKVVAIGETGLDFFRDRAPRDLQRAAFREQIRLARRQGLPVVIHDRDAHDEVLSILAEENAAEVGGIIHCFSGDLAMARRAIAMNFLVSIPGAITYKGSEKQVEAVRELPLDRLLIETDCPFLAPVPHRGKTNEPSFVPLVAAKVAAIKGVTVEDVARTTTINALRLFRIPVEEEIRVTYRIRDSLYLNITNRCTNACTFCPKRGDYHVKGHLLKLPGEPAAAEVLAEVGDPTRFDEVVFCGFGEPLLRLDEVKEIAAELKARGARVRVNTDGLGNLVHGRNILPELAGRVDALSVSLNAPDARTYARICPNRYGAASFAALLDFLREAPKHVPSVTATAVALPGLDSEAVRRLAESIPGVSFRLRPYDDLG
- the metG gene encoding methionine--tRNA ligase — protein: MKETFYITTPIYYVNDVPHIGHAYTSIACDALARWHRMLGENVFFLTGTDEHGEKVQKTAAGKGLAPRELADQVVTNFQGLSAALSLSNTDFIRTTEPRHYASVQDLFRKSLANGDIYLGDYEGWYCVPDEAYWTELQLADGNCPTCGRPVEKRKEPSYFFRLSKYQQPLLDYYRKHPGFIRPESRRNEVVAFVEGGLNDLSVSRTSLSWGIPVPEAPGHVIYVWYDALTNYITGLGYPSPTAEFGTFWPADIHMVGKDILRFHAVYWPAFLMSAGIAPPLGVFAHGWWTVEGKKMSKSLGNVVDPYEMVRKYGADAFRYFLLREVSFGLDGDFSEKELIKRANSELADKLGNLLNRALGMLGKYFGSVVPAPGPSEPADAVLSACAHETRVSVLVAMKEVAFHKALAAIIDLVTKGNEYVQAMQPWVLAKDPGMRTRLGTVLYNALEASRVAALLMAPFTPTAAQKLWEALVPGGAPLENARIDRDGAWGGLAAGATLPAAAIVFPKIEV
- the ricT gene encoding regulatory iron-sulfur-containing complex subunit RicT; amino-acid sequence: MKRKDMDIAGIRLRGVCKTFHFDCTGVALQRGDYAVVQTERGSSLGEVIRRIDGHAPKGDKPPFGKVLRIASAEDMRAHQENARRESEAEAFCTARISERGLPMKLVRAEYLLDRSKVVFYFTADGRIDFRELVKDLAHELRTRIEMRQIGVRDEARAVGGVGPCGKELCCATFLRDFEPITVKMAKDQKLSLNPAKLSGVCGRLMCCLIYEHDSYTRQKGCGTCASPKAPPPAPTAAAQEPDDAEEMTARLTDDEEGTP
- the holB gene encoding DNA polymerase III subunit delta'; this encodes MVEPLSAVIGQERAIALLRRYIGAGAVPQGLLFSGEEGVGKEKAARAFAAALICRKPGTDGACGSCHDCRLFASGAHPNFLFIAPETQFLRIDEIRALREELSLKAFSDRPRVAILCPADRMTPQAANALLKTLEEPPAGAHLILVAHRTSVLMPTIVSRCQRVPFFPIAAGTVAEILSRHPDVGGEHPRPVIVLAAKVSGGSPGRALSLLPELAGEREAWLALFTKLSPAAAVKLAESWKGEGDTPGRLAAPLSLVRDLSLLSSGGGADIMNEDLREPLASAAVQPPENGWDAAFRELLSISRMPPQPQKRLMLEAFFFGLHGKG
- the tmk gene encoding dTMP kinase, giving the protein MKAPFVTFEGIEGSGKTTQLRRLSAHLAAKNVPHTVTREPGGTPLADQIRGLVLVPREEIVFPEAELLLYEAARAQHARGLILPALQSGRAVLCDRFCDATTAYQAHARGLDPELVERLNRFAAAGLVPGLTLLFDLPPEEGFARVKGRGMARDRLERESLDFHRAVRAGYLRLAEREPGRIHPIDAAAPEEEVFRSVLQAVAQRFGW